In one window of Juglans regia cultivar Chandler chromosome 3, Walnut 2.0, whole genome shotgun sequence DNA:
- the LOC109015293 gene encoding uncharacterized protein LOC109015293, whose amino-acid sequence MYSTGSSELPQKSQLQIEEDDKFFSRLLSKESSAANPSLRVPYYGGVSGAVPFMWESRPGTPKHTFSHTTLVPPLTPPPSYYSNSSKKPIKNRSRSNLLHALFPKISLKKGTTTVSPSPSSGSISSTWSSPSDSSLSAPITYAKFHGMKRVLSQSSSFDSREDDEHQEGAPGSPTSTLCFGIGRVLRFEAASYRM is encoded by the coding sequence ATGTACAGTACTGGTAGCTCTGAGCTTCCCCAGAAGTCCCAGCTTCAAATTGAGGAAGATGACAAGTTCTTCTCTAGGCTTTTATCCAAAGAGAGCTCTGCCGCTAACCCTTCTCTCAGGGTACCGTATTATGGGGGAGTATCCGGTGCTGTTCCATTCATGTGGGAGTCTCGGCCTGGAACTCCTAAACATACCTTTTCTCACACTACTCTAGTACCACCTCTTACTCCTCCTCCCTCCTATTATTCCAATTCTAGCAAAAAACCCATCAAGAACCGCTCAAGATCCAATCTCTTACATGCTTTATTCCCAAAAATCAGTCTTAAAAAGGGTACTACCACAGTGTCTCCGTCGCCCTCTTCAGGATCAATCTCATCAACATGGTCGTCACCATCAGATTCATCATTATCTGCTCCAATTACTTATGCAAAGTTTCATGGAATGAAGCGAGTTTTAAGCCAAAGTTCATCCTTTGATTCCAGGGAAGATGATGAACATCAAGAAGGAGCCCCTGGTTCACCAACTTCAACATTGTGTTTTGGCATAGGTAGGGTGCTGCGCTTCGAGGCTGCTAGCTACCGGATGTGA
- the LOC109019256 gene encoding WEB family protein At2g38370-like has protein sequence MAVTQGTTGGLKTEPESTATISDSGMTGGATVCASGNVKNEGSFGSQIDTSAPFESVKEAVSRFGGLGYWKPHNKRLAEPEHRMEEVDVTKPEEQSAQMDKDLIVKERKTLEVLKELESTKASVEELKSRLQKEASGFSLTLETNMDDKNMTHKVKKEDKGNHVNPNSVEGLSSCPCSAPGLILLELKQAKLNLNRTTNDLSEIRASVKSFNKKLDKERISLGKTHERLTLSSSKVSSLGEELNQTRLKLQSVKDSEIKVGSDHALDISEELQRLSSEAEQFKKVGEAAKLEVLRAMSEIEHTKNKIKTAEIRLVAVRKMKEAARAAEAVALEDIKALSNHVTPSRNHLQNPDRVTLSFKEYFSLTSEAQQAEELSKRRVIDAMLQVDEANVSRMEILKRVEEATKEVKISKVALEEALNRVEAANREKLAVEEALRKWIREHGQRRRSVHNSTKFKNSCPSLHRRESHLLHLNGLNLASDGSTPVLKPTLSIGKILSMKLLMQEEFESGMLAQRSSVKRKVSLGEMLSKQYSDQPSFRKAQREESGRKQLSAKRKQSGFARFSLLLAKQSKKKKRPTPDLR, from the exons ATGGCTGTAACCCAAGGAACAACGGGTGGTTTGAAAACTGAACCAGAATCTACCGCTACAATCTCAGATTCGGGTATGACAGGTGGAGCAACGGTGTGTGCGAGCGGCAATGTGAAGAACGAGGGCAGTTTCGGATCTCAGATCGATACTTCGGCTCCGTTTGAGTCCGTGAAGGAGGCAGTGAGTCGATTCGGTGGACTCGGTTATTGGAAACCCCACAACAAGAGGCTGGCCGAACCcgag CATCGGATGGAGGAGGTTGACGTTACAAAACCAGAGGAACAGTCAGCACAGATGGACAAAGACCTGATCGTAAAAGAGAGGAAAACACTGGAGGTCTTGAAAGAACTGGAGTCCACCAAAGCAAGTGTTGAAGAATTGAAATCAAGGTTACAAAAAGAAGCATCTGGATTTAGTTTGACCCTTGAGACAAATATGGATGATAAGAACATGACTCATAAGGTGAAAAAGGAAGATAAGGGAAACCATGTGAATCCAAATTCAGTGGAAGGTTTGAGCTCATGCCCTTGTTCAGCTCCAGGTTTAATCTTGTTGGAACTCAAACAAGCTAAGTTGAACCTCAACAGGACCACTAATGATCTTTCTGAGATTAGAGCTTCTGTTAAATCCTTTAACAAGAAATTAGACAAGGAAAGGATCTCACTCGGAAAAACTCATGAGAGGTTAACTCTAAGTTCTTCAAAAGTATCCTCTCTTGGGGAAGAGCTAAACCAAACAAGACTAAAGCTACAGTCGGTAAAAGATTCTGAAATTAAAGTTGGTTCTGATCATGCGTTAGATATTTCGGAGGAGCTCCAAAGACTGAGTTCCGAAGCAGAACAATTCAAAAAAGTGGGAGAAGCTGCAAAGTTAGAAGTTCTGAGAGCAATGTCCGAGATTGAACacacaaaaaataagataaaaacaGCTGAAATCAGGTTGGTTGCAGTCCGAAAAATGAAGGAAGCAGCTAGAGCGGCAGAAGCTGTTGCTCTTGAAGATATCAAGGCTCTATCGAACCATGTGACCCCGTCTAGAAACCATTTGCAAAATCCTGACAGAGTAACTCTTTCGTTCAAAGAGTACTTTTCTCTGACCAGCGAAGCTCAGCAGGCTGAGGAACTTTCTAAGAGGCGAGTAATAGATGCTATGCTTCAAGTTGATGAAGCAAATGTATCTAGAATGGAGATCTTAAAAAGGGTGGAAGAAGCTACAAAGGAAGTTAAAATTAGTAAGGTGGCATTGGAAGAAGCTCTGAACAGAGTGGAAGCTGCAAACAGGGAGAAGCTAGCAGTTGAGGAGGCTCTTCGCAAATGGATACGCGAGCATGGCCAGAGAAGACGTTCTGTCCACAACTCTACCAAGTTTAAGAACTCTTGCCCGTCCCTCCATCGAAGAGAGTCCCACCTACTTCACTTGAACGGGCTGAATTTGGCTAGTGATGGTTCCACACCTGTATTGAAGCCAACACTATCAATAGGAAAAATACTAAGCATGAAGCTGCTTATGCAAGAGGAGTTTGAATCAGGGATGCTGGCACAGAGAAGCTCCGTGAAGCGAAAGGTATCACTGGGTGAGATGCTTAGTAAACAATACAGTGATCAACCTTCCTTTCGGAAGGCTCAGAGGGAGGAGAGTGGTCGGAAGCAGTTGTCTGCAAAGAGAAAGCAGTCTGGATTTGCTAGGTTCTCCCTACTTTTGGCAAAGCaaagcaagaaaaagaagaggccAACTCCAGACTTGAGGTAA
- the LOC109019255 gene encoding uncharacterized protein LOC109019255, whose product MANEEKKMIILMKGHPGTGKSTLAQSLASSLRIPLVDKDDVRDSTLPLQRSLLHLSSTAASNLLNDLSYDVIYRFASTQLRIGISVIVDSPLSRKSHLDRLVQLADSSRASVFIVECKPTDEEEWRRRLERRGASVDGTASWHKPATWRDIERLLEGYAGCTDYDIGDVPRLVVDTTAPVEVGELVSSVVEFIGAQAEREL is encoded by the coding sequence ATGGCAAAcgaagagaagaaaatgataatacTAATGAAAGGACATCCCGGCACCGGAAAGAGCACTTTAGCCCAATCTTTAGCCTCATCTCTCAGAATTCCTCTCGTTGACAAAGACGACGTCCGTGACTCCACCTTACCTCTCCAACGCTCTCTCCTCCATCTTTCGTCCACCGCCGCTTCCAACCTACTCAACGACCTCTCCTACGACGTCATCTACCGTTTCGCCTCCACCCAGCTCCGAATCGGCATCAGCGTCATCGTCGACTCCCCTCTCTCCCGTAAATCCCACCTCGACCGCCTTGTCCAGCTCGCTGATTCTTCTCGGGCCAGCGTCTTCATCGTCGAGTGCAAGCCCACTGACGaagaagagtggaggaggagaCTCGAGCGGCGCGGCGCCTCTGTTGATGGAACTGCCAGCTGGCACAAGCCAGCCACGTGGCGGGATATCGAGAGGCTGTTGGAAGGCTACGCTGGCTGTACGGATTACGATATTGGCGATGTCCCAAGATTGGTGGTCGATACGACGGCGCCTGTTGAGGTTGGGGAGCTTGTTTCGAGTGTGGTCGAGTTCATCGGCGCTCAAGCTGAACGTGAATTGTGA